A stretch of Malassezia japonica chromosome 6, complete sequence DNA encodes these proteins:
- the ndk1_2 gene encoding nucleoside-diphosphate kinase (COG:F; EggNog:ENOG503P274; BUSCO:EOG09264YKY) — MATEQTYIMIKPDGVQRGLVGKIIERFENRGFQLVAMKLVHAGQDHLEKHYADLKGKPFFPGLIKYMTSGPVVAMVWQGKDVVKQGRVLLGATNPLASAPGTIRGDFAIDVGRNICHGSDSVDSAKKEIALWFGEQDATIEYKRAVDEWIYE, encoded by the exons ATGGCGACTGAGCAGA CCTACATCATGATTAAGCCCGACGGCGTCCAGCGCGGTCTCGTCGGCAAGATCATCGAGCGCTTCGAGAACCGTGGCTTCCAGCTTGTGGCCATGAAGCTCGTGCACGCTGGTCAGGACCACCTCGAGAAG CACTACGCCGACCTCAAGGGCAAGCCCTTCTTCCCTGGTCTGATCAAGTACATGACCTCGGGCCCCGTTGTCGCCATGGTCTGGCAGGGTAAGGACGTGGTCAAGCAGGGCCGTGTCCTCCTTGGTGCTACCAACCCCCTGGCTTCGGCCCCCGGTACGATCCGCGGTGACTT CGCCatcgacgtcggccgcaACATCTGCCACGGCTCCGACTCGGTCGACTCCGCCAAGAAGGAGATCGCCCTTTGGTtcggcgagcaggacgcTACCATCGAGTACAAGCGTGCTGTCGACGAGTGGATCTACGAGTAA
- the HEM13_2 gene encoding coproporphyrinogen oxidase (COG:H; EggNog:ENOG503NUJX): MTTALAQRALPFAKPAVLLICDMQEKFRPAIYHFDHVLSTADKLVKAAQILEIPTLATEQYPKGLGPTVPELASEIRGVKEHAIRDKSTFSMAANGLVLDMLKSASGKSLQYTDVEFILCGIESHVCVLQTALDLTHAGARVHVVRDGISSCNRNEVPIAVDTMRAAGATVSTSESLLFQLLAISGLIRDTKVRTAHAVETLCS; the protein is encoded by the exons ATGACGACCGCCCTCGcacagcgtgcgctgccgtTTGCCAAGCCGGCGGTGCTTTTGATCTG CGATATGCAGGAAAAG TTTCG CCCGGCGATTTACCACTTTGACCATGTCCTGAGCACGGCTGACAAGCTCGTCAAGGCCGCACAGATTCTCGAGATCCCGACGCTGGCTACAGAGCAGTACCCCAAGG GCCTCGGGCCCACCGTCCCCGAGCTCGCCTCGGAAATCCGGGGGGTCAAGGAGCACGCGATCCGCGACAAGAGCACGTTTAGCATGGCCGCGAACGGGCTTGTGCTGGACATGCTCAAGAGTGCTTCCGGTAAGTCGCTGCAGTACACCGATGTCGAGTTCATCCTGTGCGGCATCGAATCGCACGTGTGCGTCCTCCAGACCGCACTGGACTTGACGCACGCCGGTGCACGCGTCCACGTTGTGCGTGACGGCATCAGCTCATGCAACCGCAACGAGGTGCCGATCGCGGTCGAT acgatgcgcgccgccggggcTACGGTGTCCacgtccgagtcgctccTCTTCCAGCTCCTCG CCATCTCGGGCCTCATC CGCGACACGAAagtgcgcacggcccacgccgtcgagacgctctGCTCGTAG
- the ARG3 gene encoding ornithine carbamoyltransferase (EggNog:ENOG503NVQB; COG:E), which translates to MLRILSRVHAPRAFAPNAGARYYSVPSARAPSLITLADLSAAEMESLLQRSAHFKKTCKEHVLKNAAIDKSIKDQTIALTFSKRSTRTRVASESSIATLGGHPMFLSPSDIQLGVNESLLDTTHVISSMVDGIMARVGDHSEIETLAQYSKVPVVNALSSRFHPTQILADLLTLLEVNAEPGAPLPPLSKLAGLKVAWVGDSNNILNDMLVAYPRLGMHLSVAAPSGEAYARDPVVWDLMEKGLAQMPSGEPKGEVEWCHDPAHAVRDADYIVTDTWISMGDEASKDQRLRDFDGFQVTEALGKQGNAKPDWRFLHCLPRKAEEVDDEVFYGPRSLVFPEAENRKWTIMAIFDWLYGRNAL; encoded by the coding sequence ATGCTCCGGATCCTGTCTCGGGtccacgcgccgcgtgcgttCGCGCCGAATGCCGGTGCCCGCTACTACAGTGTGCCTAGCGCCCGTGCGCCTAGCCTGAttacgctcgccgacctgaGCGCGGCCGAGATGGAGtcgctcctgcagcgctCTGCGCACTTTAAGAAAACCTGCAAGGAGCACGTCCTGAAAAATGCTGCAATCGACAAGAGCATCAAGGACCAGACAATCGCTCTTACTTTTAgcaagcgcagcacgcgtACGCGTGTCGCAAGCGAATCGAGtatcgcgacgctcggcggccaCCCTATGTTCCTCTCGCCGTCCGATATCCAGCTTGGCGTGAACGAGAGCCTACTTGACACGACGCACGTCATAAGCTCGATGGTCGACGGTATCATGGCTCGTGTGGGCGACCACAGCGAGATtgagacgctcgcgcagtaCTCCAAGGTGCCGGTGGTCAATGCGCTCTCGAGCCGCTTCCACCCCACGCAGATCCTGGCAGACCTCCtgacgctcctcgaggtcAACGCCGagcctggcgcgccgctgccgccttTGTCGAAGCTCGCGGGCCTCAAGGTCGCGTGGGTCGGCGACTCGAACAACATCCTGAACGATATGCTGGTCGCGTACCCCCGCCTGGGCATGCACCTCAgtgtcgcggcgccgagtgGCGAGGCGTACGCCCGCGACCCCGTCGTGTGGGACCTGATGGAAAAGGGCCTCGCCCagatgccgagcggcgagccCAAGGGCGAGGTCGAGTGGTGCCACGACCCTGCCCATGCCGTGCGGGACGCGGACTACATTGTAACCGATACCTGGATCTCTatgggcgacgaggcgtccaaggaccagcgcctgcgcgactttGACGGCTTCCAGgtcaccgaggcgctcggcaaacAAGGCAACGCCAAGCCGGACTGGAGATTTTTGCACTGCCTGCCCCGCAAGGCGGAGGAGGTGGACGACGAAGTGTTCTACGGACCTCGCTCGCTCGTCTTCCCGGAAGCAGAGAACCGCAAGTGGACCATCATGGCCATCTTTGACTGGCTTTATGGCCGCAACGCTTTGTAG
- a CDS encoding uncharacterized protein (EggNog:ENOG503NWUB; TransMembrane:2 (n31-39c44/45o54-71i105-131o); COG:S), whose product MPVRPMACRLVRPSALARVPIQIRVPQMMRAPCVQVCGVRASHSAHAPLRSASRGLWAAGAGAGLVAYLAMHDKMHSDEDKKEVQVHEPEEEKPQTLLRKTGRILFVYIIEPILVFQRFLVLAVIFAPVILASPMLLVGKVSEETSADGTERAGERWGALWWYGLLVAQMGRAGPTFVKLGQWAGSRHDLFPDALCDRLSKLHSNNNPHPFQHTKQVLERVFGKPFDEIFASFEHTPVGCGAVGQVYRAVLRDDLLPPDYLASKQEDKALAETAHKIGRELALTYEHDETEPRMPTAAVAIKVLHPHVHRTINYDIRIMRFFADTLNSLPGMRWVSLPEEVAQFSTLMFSQLDLRQEANNLARFERNFAARGSAVTFPRPLLDFCSRDVLIEEMIDAVPLKYFLQLGGLDYDTRIADLGLDAFLNMLLIDNFTHADLHPGNIMVKFYRPTTRSILQNLLSRILASFDPDYRLSAQYKSGIVADKKVVQVLMSKTKDKKAWLEELQLLEDEGYLPELVFLDAGLVSELSAMNRRNFLDLFSAVASFDGAMAGKLMVERCRSPELVTDKKGFENKIDTIVSSVKNNTFSLANLQIGDVLSEVLRAVRTYHVKMEPDFVDTVISILILEGIGRRLDPDLDLFRSAIPILRKLGQRMSGDDEELAVLREKASLKTVIPMVKLWFYVETRSLLMGITNSPERVNAFVRYGWFSD is encoded by the exons ATGCCCGTGCGCCCGATGGCATGCCGCCTTgtgcggccgagcgcttTGGCGCGAGTGCCGATCCAGATCCGTGTGCCCCAGATGATGCGTGCACCTTGTGTGCAGgtgtgcggcgtgcgcgcttcGCATTCGGCGCATGCTCCGCTGCGttctgcgtcgcgcggcctctgggcggccggcgcgggcgctgGCCTCGTCGCCTATCTTGCAATGCATGACAAGATGcacagcgacgaggacaagAAAGAGGTGCAAGTGCACGAGCCCGAAGAAGAAAAGCCGCAGACACTCCTTCGCAAGACCGGACGCATTCTCTTCGTGTACATCATCGAACCGATCCTCGTCTTTCAGCGCTTCCTTGTCCTGGCCGTGATTTTCGCGCCAGTGATCCTTGCATCGCCGATGCTGCTTGTCGGAAAGGTCTCGGAAGAGACTAGTGCAGACGgcaccgagcgcgctgGCGAGCGATGGGGGGCCCTTTGGTGGTACGGTCTGCTGGTCGCGCAGATGGGCCGCGCGGGTCCCACCTTTGTGAAGCTCGGCCAGTGGGCGGGCTCGCGCCACGATCTCTTTCCGGATGCGCTCTGTGATCGCCTCTCGAAGCTGCACTCGAACAACAATCCCCATCCTTTCCAACATACCAAGCAGGTGCTGGAGCGCGTGTTTGGCAAGCCGTTTGACGAGATCTTTGCCTCGTTTGAGCACACGCCGGTAGGCTGTGGTGCGGTCGGCCAGGTGTATCGTGCGGTGTTGCGCGATGACCTGCTGCCGCCGGACTACCTCGCGTCGAAGCAGGAGgacaaggcgctcgccgagaccgCACACAAGatcggccgcgagctggccCTGACCtacgagcacgacgagaCCGAGCCGCGCATGCCGACTGCGGCGGTGGCCATCAAGGTGCTCCACCCTCATGTGCACCGCACGATCAACTACGATATTCGCATTATGCGTTTCTTTGCCGACACGCTCAATTCGCTGCCGGGCATGCGCTGGGTCTCGCTGCCGGAAGAGGTTGCGCAGTTCTCGACACTGATGTTCTCTCAGCTTGACCTGCGGCAAGAGGCGAACAACCTCGCGCGCTTTGAGCGCAActttgcggcgcgcggcagtGCCGTGACGTTCCCTCggccgctgctcgacttTTGCTCGCGCGATGTGCTGATCGAGGAAATGATCGATGCCGTGCCGCTCAAGTACTTCCTTCAACTGGGCGGCTTGGACTACGATACCCGCATCGCGGACCTTGGCTTGGACGCTTTCTTG AACATGCTCCTGATCGACAACTTTACACACGCCGATCTGCACCCGGGTAACATCATGGTCAAGTTTTACCGGCCGaccacgcgctcgatctTGCAGAACCTCTTGTCGCGCATCCTCGCGAGCTTCGACCCCGACTACCGCCTCAGTGCGCAGTACAAGTCGGGCATCGTCGCGGACAAGAAGGTCGTGCAGGTCCTCATGTCCAAGACCAAGGACAAGAAGGCGtggctcgaggagctgcagctcctcgaagACGAGGGCTACCTCCCGGAACTCGTGTTCCTCGACGCGGGTCTCGTGTCCGAGCTCTCGGCGATGAACCGCCGCAACTTTTTGGATTTATTCTCGGCCGTGGCCAGCTTTGACGGCGCGATGGCGGGCAAGCTCATGGTCGAACGCTGCCGCTCCCCAGAACTCGTTACGGACAAGAAGGGCTTTGAGAATAAGATCGACACGATCGTGAGCAGCGTCAAGAACAATACATTCAGCTTGGCCAACTTGCAgatcggcgacgtgctctCCGAGGTGttgcgtgccgtgcgcacctACCATGTCAAGATGGAACCGGACTTTGTCGATACGGTCATCAGCATTCTGATCCTCGAAGGCATTGGACGCCGCCTCGATCCCGACCTCGAT CTTTTCCGCTCCGCCATTCCTATTCTGCGCAAACTCGGACAGCGCATGTCGGGCGACGATGAAGAACTTGCTGTGCTCCGCGAAAAGGCAAGCCTCAAGACAGTGATTCCGATGGTGAAGCTGTGGTTCTATGTCGAGACGCGCTCGCTTCTCATGGGCATCACCAACTCGCCGGAACGTGTCAATGCGTTTGTGCGCTACGGATGGTTTTCGGATTAA
- a CDS encoding uncharacterized protein (EggNog:ENOG503P7VX), with translation MTSAGYDELLLLQASLVPEEFQWRGTAVETEAWQSAVAQYEQDGAAKKDTVHFSLRVNEALGVWMNVSLDVGGDDAPPGITVSATSPDVSLDALSAVVRERLADAANEDMPNRTFDVYTALQEHVVHMEAERPASKEPAQPPPEPVPTQTSMKRVIFWSHHLIAPSKRKQFAAWCPELQVWGLFKLGYPGFLCFEGEADDVDEMVQRVKGMQWHAISMRVEVSWTSTTGNLDEALRSCLLAHGRDALRAPGKLRVDVKELDDMGKFVAELRTLSLPEDEIADACHLRKSQ, from the exons ATGACGAGCGCAGGGTATGACGAGCTCTTGCTCCTGCAAGCCAGCTTGGTTCCGGAAGAGTTTCAGtggcgcggcacggccgtAGAGACAGAAGCATGGCAGTCGGCTGTCGCCCAGTACGAGCAGGATGGCGCGGCGAAGAAGGACACGGTCCATTTCTCGCTGCGCGTCAACGAAGCCCTTGGCGTATGGATGAATGTGTCGCTTGATGTTGGCGgagacgacgcgccgccaggCATCACGGTATCTGCTACGAGCCCGGACGTGTCGCTGGATGCGCTGAGTGCGGTCGTGCGCGAacggctcgccgacgcggccaACGAAG ACATGCCGAACCGCACCTTTGACGTATACACTGCACTGCAGGAGCATGTCGTGCATATGGAAGCAGAGCGTCCGGCGAGCAAGGAGCCTGCGCaaccgccgcccgagcctGTGCCTACGCAAACGTCGATGAAGCGCGTTATTTTCTGGTCGCACCACCTCATTGCCCCTTCCAAACGCAAGCAGTTTGCGGCATGGTGCCCTGAGCTACAGGTATGGGGCCTATTCAAGCTAGG GTATCCTGGCTTTCTCTGCTTTGAaggcgaggcggacgacgtGGACGAGatggtgcagcgcgtcaag GGAATGCAGTGGCACGCCATCTCGATGCGTGTCGAGGTCAGCTGGACTAGTACTACCGGCAacctggacgaggcgctgcggtcgtgtctgctcgcgcacggccgcgatgcgctgcgtgcacCTGGCAAGCTGCGGGTGGATGTCAAAGAGCTCGACGATATGGGCAAATTTGTCGCAGA ACTACGAACGCTATCACTACCCGAGGACGAGATTGCGGATGCGTGCCATCTACGCAAGTCTCAGTAG
- a CDS encoding uncharacterized protein (COG:Z; EggNog:ENOG503Q39H), with protein MSGKSLRLSFKGDKPKRKKTKSSGEGSRSKRSYAPDDESDAEMYGGDEQAWVPAETPNEVNGPSFIYQRLEGGSGVALSFNVPLTQVESTAVAPPEVPSDLVDDGAMVVGAELAPQAVHQVWVSTKLPELEQWTLKSVQGTFLACDRFGSVSGFNEARGPHEEWVVKQVDVAHARPADAPLPDHVVLGPRRGFAFQSPHGGWLALEEAASDPKNPDGPRKRRLRADATELDEHCVWEVSVQWKFRHAVRHASRAAKKIAKLDSGSILDEERISRSRQGWNAGARVHLASGAQRDLVKAQREGRLSEAMLDRRMRLKSDKYAWLTQ; from the exons ATGTCGGGCAAGTCCCTGCGGCTGTCGTTCAAAGGCGACAAG cccAAGCGGAAAAAGACCAAGTCGAGTGGGGAAGGAAGTCGCAGCAAGCGCAGCTATGCCCCGGATGACGAGTCGGACGCCGAGATGTatggcggcgacgagcaggcgtGGGTGCCAGCCGAGACGCCCAACGAGGTCAATGGCCCCTCGTTTATCTACCAGCGCCTGGAAGGCGGCAGCGGTGTTGCGCTGAGCTTTAATGTTCCCCTCACACAGGTCGAGTCGACGGCCGTTGCCCCCCCCGAAGTCCCCAGCGACCTCGTGGACGACGGTGCGatggtcgtcggcgccgagctcgcgccgcaggccgtGCACCAGGTGTGGGTCTCGACCAAGCTCCCCGAGCTGGAGCAATGGACGCTCAAAAGCGTGCAAGGCACCTTTCTTGCGTGCGACCGCTTCGGCAGCGTGTCCGGGTTcaacgaggcgcgcggccccCACGAAGAGTGGGTCGTGAagcaggtcgacgtcgcgcacgcgcgtccTGCTGATGCGCCCCTGCCTGATCATGTGGTGCTGGGCCCCCGCCGTGGCTTTGCGTTCCAGTCCCCCCACGGCGGCTGGCTCGCCTTGGAAGAGGCCGCGTCGGACCCCAAGAATCCCGATGGCCCCCGCAAgcggcggctgcgtgccgacgccaccgagctcgacgagcactGTGTGTGGGAGGTGAGTGTGCAGTGGAAGTttcggcacgccgtgcgccacgcgtcgcgtgccgcgAAAAAGATTGCAAAGCTCGACAGTGGCAGtatcctcgacgaggagcgcatcaGCCGGTCGCGGCAAGGGTGGAATGCTGGAGCGCGCGTGCACCTTGCCTcgggcgcgcagcgcgacctagtcaaagcgcagcgcgaagGGCGGCTGAGCGAGGCGATGCTCGACCGCCGTATGCGCCTCAAGAGCGACAAGTATGCATGG CTTACACAGTAA
- the GPX2 gene encoding glutathione peroxidase (COG:O; EggNog:ENOG503P24F), translating to MVSFYDLKAALPKGERFDFSQLHNKVVLIVNTASKCGFTPQFEGLEELYKKYNPRGLVVLGFPCNQFANQDPENDEGIGSFCMKNYGVSFPIMSKSDVNGAQTNEVFKWLKHEKPGMLGLEGIKWNFTKFLVDRQGKVVERYSPTAKPESIAKDIEKLL from the coding sequence ATGGTGTCTTTCTACGATTTGAAGGCTGCGCTGCCCAAGGGCGAGCGCTTCGATTTCTCGCAGCTGCACAACAAGGTCGTGCTGATTGTGAACACGGCCAGCAAGTGCGGCTTCACTCCGCAGTTTGAgggcctcgaggagctgtaCAAGAAGTACAACCCCAGGGGCCTCGTTGTCCTCGGCTTCCCTTGCAACCAGTTCGCCAACCAGGACCCCGAGAATGATGAGGGCATCGGCAGCTTCTGCATGAAGAACTACGGCGTGAGCTTCCCCATCATGTCCAAGTCGGACGTGAACGGCGCCCAGACCAACGAGGTCTTCAAGTGGCTCAAGCACGAGAAGCCCGGCatgctcggcctcgagggcATCAAGTGGAACTTTACCAAGTTCCTTGTTGACCGCCAGGGCAAGGTCGTGGAGCGCTACTCGCCCACCGCCAAGCCGGAGTCGATCGCGAAGGACATCGAGAAACTTTTGTAA